A single window of Intrasporangium calvum DSM 43043 DNA harbors:
- a CDS encoding pyridoxal phosphate-dependent aminotransferase encodes MSSPLVSRMQSFGTTIFAEMSALAVRTGAINLGQGFPDTDGPRVMLDAAKAAIDSGRNQYPPGPGVPELLDAVAAHQERFYGLRVDPTSQVLVTVGATEAIASVVLALCEPGDEVVTFEPYYDSYTATIALAGATRRTSVLRFPDFAVDEESLRAAFSARTRLVLLNTPHNPTGKVFSRAELELVADLAREHDAWVVTDEVYEHLVFDDSVHIPMATLPGMAERTITISSAGKTFSATGWKVGWLTGPTEAVAAARTVKQFLTYVASGPFQPAVAMALGLGDDVYAELASSLQAKRDLLCEALQASGLTVSRPRGTYFVIADAAPLGAVDGLEFARRLPELAGVVGVPVSVFHDDQDAARTLVRFAFCKQDDVLVEASRRLSRVRRS; translated from the coding sequence ATGAGCTCGCCGCTGGTCTCGCGCATGCAGTCCTTCGGGACGACGATCTTCGCGGAGATGTCCGCGCTCGCCGTCCGGACGGGGGCGATCAACCTGGGCCAAGGGTTTCCCGACACCGACGGGCCCCGGGTCATGCTCGACGCGGCGAAGGCGGCCATCGACAGCGGACGAAACCAGTACCCGCCGGGACCTGGCGTCCCCGAGCTGCTCGACGCGGTCGCAGCGCACCAGGAGCGGTTCTACGGGTTGCGCGTCGACCCCACGTCGCAGGTCCTCGTCACGGTCGGAGCGACCGAGGCGATCGCATCGGTCGTCCTGGCCCTGTGCGAACCGGGCGACGAGGTGGTCACGTTCGAGCCGTACTACGACAGCTACACGGCCACCATCGCGCTGGCGGGCGCCACGAGACGGACGTCCGTGCTGCGGTTCCCCGACTTCGCGGTCGACGAGGAGTCCCTGCGGGCGGCATTCTCGGCTCGCACTCGTCTCGTCCTGCTCAACACGCCGCACAACCCCACGGGGAAGGTCTTCTCGCGGGCCGAGCTCGAGCTCGTCGCCGACCTCGCCCGCGAGCACGATGCCTGGGTCGTCACCGACGAGGTCTACGAGCACCTCGTGTTCGACGACTCCGTGCACATCCCGATGGCCACGCTGCCCGGGATGGCCGAGCGCACCATCACCATCTCGTCGGCGGGCAAGACCTTCTCGGCGACCGGGTGGAAGGTCGGCTGGTTGACCGGGCCGACCGAGGCGGTTGCGGCGGCGCGGACGGTGAAGCAGTTCCTCACGTACGTGGCGTCCGGCCCCTTCCAGCCTGCAGTCGCGATGGCCCTCGGACTCGGCGACGACGTCTACGCCGAGCTCGCGTCGTCCCTCCAGGCCAAGCGCGACCTGCTCTGCGAGGCCCTGCAGGCGTCGGGGCTGACCGTGTCCCGGCCGCGCGGCACCTACTTCGTCATCGCCGACGCCGCGCCGCTGGGCGCGGTCGACGGGCTGGAGTTCGCCCGTCGACTCCCCGAGCTGGCCGGTGTCGTCGGCGTGCCCGTGTCGGTCTTCCACGACGACCAGGACGCGGCGCGGACCTTGGTGCGGTTCGCGTTCTGCAAGCAGGACGACGTTCTCGTGGAGGCCAGCCGACGGCTCTCTCGGGTCAGGCGGTCCTGA